A genomic segment from Oceanococcus sp. HetDA_MAG_MS8 encodes:
- a CDS encoding Hpt domain-containing protein, whose product MTDRPLSPAVQKLIAKYREALPARLQELREQGLALNDAEALHAYEREVHKLAGSSGSYGFRDLSEALRDLDRLLRDCHAEGQALDPSLHSQLWTRIDQALAALSSH is encoded by the coding sequence ATGACTGATCGCCCTCTTTCTCCCGCCGTACAAAAACTCATCGCCAAATACCGCGAGGCGCTACCAGCGAGGCTGCAGGAACTCCGCGAACAAGGCTTGGCCTTGAACGACGCCGAGGCCTTGCATGCTTATGAACGCGAAGTCCATAAGCTGGCCGGCTCTTCGGGAAGTTATGGCTTTCGCGACCTCAGCGAGGCCCTGCGGGATTTGGACCGACTTCTGCGCGATTGCCACGCCGAAGGGCAAGCTCTAGACCCCAGCCTGCACAGTCAACTGTGGACGCGCATCGATCAGGCACTTGCCGCATTGTCATCCCACA